One genomic window of Azospirillum sp. TSH58 includes the following:
- a CDS encoding D-alanyl-D-alanine carboxypeptidase family protein, translating to MVAVVRTRVARTRFAMGLAVALFAAGVGPVAHAASIETIAKQAILVDITSNTVLFEKNPDQRMAPSSMSKIMTMYMVFDSIKEGRLTLDSTLPVSERAWRMQGSKMFVELHNNIKVDDLIKGVIVQSGNDACIVFAEGLAGSESAFAERMNKRARDLGLKDTNLTNATGWPDPNHYMTARDLSILAEHLIKDFPEYYHYYSIREFKYHGINQGNRNPLLYRGMDVDGMKTGHTEAGGYGLTASAEREGRRLVLVVNGLPSMQARADESARLIEWGFREFATYALFKAGETVDQVPLWLGAQDSVPVTVPEDMKVTMARADRSGMKVSLVSNAPVAAPVKKGDVVGKVVVSAPGFPGKEFPVVAAQDVEKLGFVGRALAAAKFLIFGAS from the coding sequence CGTTTCGCCATGGGCCTTGCGGTCGCGCTGTTCGCGGCGGGGGTGGGGCCGGTGGCTCACGCCGCCAGCATCGAAACCATCGCCAAGCAGGCGATCCTGGTCGATATCACCTCGAACACCGTGCTGTTCGAGAAGAACCCGGATCAGCGCATGGCGCCGTCCTCGATGAGCAAGATCATGACGATGTACATGGTCTTCGATTCCATCAAGGAGGGCCGGCTGACGCTGGACAGCACGCTGCCGGTGTCGGAACGCGCGTGGCGGATGCAGGGCTCCAAGATGTTCGTGGAGCTGCACAACAACATCAAGGTCGACGACCTCATCAAGGGCGTGATCGTGCAGTCGGGCAACGACGCCTGCATCGTCTTCGCCGAAGGTCTCGCCGGCTCCGAATCGGCTTTTGCCGAGCGCATGAACAAGCGCGCCCGCGACTTGGGGCTGAAGGACACCAATCTGACCAACGCGACGGGCTGGCCCGACCCGAACCACTACATGACCGCCCGCGACCTCTCGATCCTGGCCGAGCATCTGATCAAGGACTTCCCGGAATACTACCACTACTACTCGATCCGGGAGTTCAAGTACCACGGCATCAACCAGGGCAACCGCAACCCGCTGCTCTACCGCGGCATGGACGTGGACGGCATGAAGACCGGCCACACCGAGGCCGGCGGCTACGGCCTGACCGCCTCGGCGGAGCGGGAAGGGCGCCGTCTCGTCCTGGTGGTCAACGGCCTGCCGAGCATGCAGGCCCGCGCCGACGAATCGGCCCGGCTGATCGAGTGGGGCTTCCGCGAATTCGCCACCTACGCCCTGTTCAAGGCGGGCGAGACGGTCGATCAGGTGCCGCTCTGGCTGGGCGCGCAGGACAGCGTGCCGGTCACCGTGCCGGAGGACATGAAGGTCACCATGGCGCGCGCCGACCGCAGCGGCATGAAGGTGTCGCTGGTCAGCAACGCCCCGGTCGCCGCGCCGGTGAAGAAGGGCGACGTGGTCGGCAAGGTGGTGGTCTCCGCGCCGGGCTTCCCGGGCAAGGAGTTCCCGGTGGTCGCCGCCCAGGACGTGGAGAAGCTGGGCTTCGTGGGCCGCGCCCTGGCGGCGGCGAAGTTCCTCATTTTCGGGGCGAGCTGA
- the tmk gene encoding dTMP kinase — protein sequence MTRGRFITLEGGEGAGKTTQIRLLADALIGWGKRVVLTREPGGSPGAEEIRGLLVSGETGRWGPVTEALLHTAARRDHLERTVWPALEAGHWVICDRFFDSTMAYQGYGLGLGRELVATLQTAALGDFRPDLTLILDLPVEDGLARAAARRGGEDRYERMDVAFHHRLREGFLDIAAREPERCAVVDAGHPVEAVQAAILDHVTRRLGAS from the coding sequence ATGACGCGCGGGCGGTTCATCACGCTGGAGGGCGGCGAAGGGGCGGGCAAGACCACCCAGATCCGCCTGCTCGCCGACGCGCTGATCGGTTGGGGGAAGCGGGTCGTTCTGACCCGCGAGCCCGGCGGCTCGCCGGGGGCGGAGGAGATCCGCGGTCTCCTGGTCTCCGGGGAGACCGGGCGCTGGGGTCCGGTGACCGAGGCGCTGCTGCACACCGCCGCCCGCCGCGACCATCTGGAGCGCACCGTCTGGCCGGCTTTGGAGGCCGGTCACTGGGTGATCTGCGACCGCTTCTTCGACAGCACGATGGCCTATCAGGGCTATGGGCTGGGGCTGGGGCGCGAGCTGGTCGCCACGCTCCAAACTGCGGCCCTGGGCGACTTCCGGCCCGACCTGACGCTGATCCTCGACTTGCCGGTGGAGGACGGACTGGCCCGCGCCGCCGCCCGCCGCGGCGGGGAGGACCGCTACGAGCGCATGGACGTCGCCTTCCACCACCGCCTGCGCGAGGGCTTCCTCGACATCGCCGCACGCGAGCCGGAGCGTTGCGCGGTCGTCGACGCTGGCCACCCCGTCGAAGCGGTCCAGGCGGCTATTCTCGACCATGTGACCCGCCGCCTGGGAGCGTCCTGA
- a CDS encoding DNA polymerase III subunit delta', whose amino-acid sequence MSRARAPEPVAEEDALAPRRNPELTGHEDAERLLLDAWNSGRLPHAWLIGGPPGIGKATLAFRFARFVLSQGHEPPDAGLFGAPPPPATLALPPDAPVFRRVASGGHADLLTVERQRDEKRDRLKRDIAVDDVRKIGPFLRKTAAEGGWRVAVIDGADRMNLSGLNAILKILEEPPPGALLLLVSDNPGGMLPTIRSRCRKLTLQPLPEETVLNLLIQHRPDLGSEDRAALARLAEGSIGRAIGLAEAGGLDLYRELVGLLGTLPRLDIAAAHAFGDKLTRKQDDGLYETATDLLVWWLARFVRSLARGAWPAEVVAGEAALMTRLANARGLERWVEVWEKVQRHFARAESANLDRKQVVLNALATLEAAAT is encoded by the coding sequence GTGAGCCGCGCCCGCGCGCCCGAGCCTGTCGCGGAGGAGGACGCCCTCGCCCCGCGCCGCAACCCCGAACTGACCGGTCACGAGGACGCTGAGCGCCTGCTGCTCGACGCCTGGAACTCCGGGCGGCTTCCGCACGCCTGGCTGATCGGCGGTCCACCGGGAATCGGCAAGGCGACCTTGGCCTTCCGCTTCGCCCGCTTCGTCCTGTCCCAGGGGCACGAGCCGCCGGACGCCGGCCTGTTCGGCGCGCCGCCGCCACCGGCCACGCTGGCGCTGCCCCCGGACGCCCCGGTCTTCCGCCGCGTCGCGTCGGGCGGTCACGCCGACCTGCTGACCGTCGAACGCCAACGCGACGAGAAGCGCGACCGGCTGAAGCGCGACATTGCCGTGGACGACGTTCGCAAGATCGGCCCGTTCCTGCGCAAGACCGCCGCCGAGGGCGGCTGGCGCGTCGCTGTGATCGACGGCGCGGATCGAATGAATCTCAGTGGCTTGAACGCCATTCTTAAGATTTTGGAGGAGCCGCCGCCGGGTGCCCTGCTGCTTCTGGTCAGCGACAATCCCGGCGGCATGCTGCCCACCATCCGGTCCCGCTGCCGCAAGCTCACGCTTCAACCGCTTCCTGAGGAAACGGTCCTCAACCTTTTGATCCAGCATCGACCGGACCTCGGCAGTGAGGACCGGGCGGCGCTCGCCCGGCTGGCGGAGGGCAGCATTGGGCGGGCCATCGGGCTGGCCGAGGCCGGCGGGCTGGACCTCTACCGGGAACTGGTTGGTCTGCTTGGCACCCTGCCGCGGCTGGACATCGCCGCCGCCCACGCCTTCGGCGACAAGCTGACCCGCAAGCAGGATGACGGTCTCTATGAGACGGCCACCGACCTGCTCGTCTGGTGGCTGGCCCGTTTCGTCCGGTCGCTGGCCCGCGGCGCCTGGCCGGCGGAGGTGGTGGCCGGGGAGGCCGCCCTGATGACCCGTCTGGCCAACGCCCGCGGCCTTGAACGTTGGGTGGAGGTGTGGGAAAAGGTCCAACGCCACTTCGCCCGTGCGGAATCCGCCAATCTCGACCGCAAACAGGTGGTCTTGAACGCCTTGGCGACGCTGGAAGCGGCTGCTACTTAA
- the metG gene encoding methionine--tRNA ligase, translating into MTGSKTFYLTTPIYYVNDVPHIGHAYTTLACDVLARFMRLDGYDVKFLTGTDEHGQKVEKSAMNAGIAPQEFTDRVSKNFRDLVALMNFSNDDFIRTTEPRHIASVQELWRRLESAGEIYLGSYAGWYSVRDEAFYGEDELTTSPAGKKIAPTGAECEWVEEPSYFFRLSAWQDRLLEFYEQNPDFIAPAGKRNEVVAFVKSGLKDLSVSRTTFKWGIPVPGNPDHIMYVWLDALANYITAVGFPDESGEYAKYWPANLHMVGKDILRFHAVYWPAFLMAAKLAPPKRVFAHGWWTIEGQKMSKSLGNVIAPETLVNTYGLDQTRYFLLREVPFGNDGDFSHKQMVQRINGNLANDYGNLVQRSLSMIGKNCGAAVPQPGAFTEADDALLGAARNLLPIVRAEIQSQSFHKALDAIWAVIGDGNRYVDEQAPWALKKTDPARMATVLYVLAETIRHLAILTQPIMPEASAKILDQLAQGPEARGFDRLGAGGALVPGTPLPAPQGVFPRYVDEAKS; encoded by the coding sequence ATGACCGGGTCGAAGACCTTTTACCTGACGACTCCGATCTACTATGTGAACGACGTGCCCCACATCGGGCATGCGTACACCACGCTCGCCTGCGACGTGCTGGCCCGCTTCATGCGGCTGGACGGCTATGACGTTAAGTTCCTCACCGGCACCGACGAGCACGGCCAGAAGGTGGAGAAGTCCGCCATGAACGCCGGCATCGCGCCGCAGGAGTTTACCGACCGCGTGTCGAAGAACTTCCGCGACCTCGTCGCGCTGATGAATTTCTCCAACGACGACTTCATCCGCACCACCGAACCGCGGCACATCGCGTCGGTGCAGGAGCTGTGGCGCCGTCTGGAATCGGCCGGCGAGATCTATCTCGGCAGCTACGCCGGCTGGTACTCGGTGCGCGACGAGGCCTTCTACGGCGAGGACGAGCTGACCACGTCGCCGGCCGGCAAGAAGATCGCCCCGACCGGCGCCGAGTGCGAGTGGGTGGAGGAGCCGTCCTATTTCTTCCGCCTGTCGGCCTGGCAGGACCGCCTGCTGGAGTTCTACGAGCAGAATCCGGACTTCATCGCCCCCGCCGGCAAGCGCAACGAGGTCGTCGCCTTCGTGAAGTCGGGGCTGAAGGACCTGTCGGTCAGCCGCACCACCTTCAAGTGGGGCATCCCGGTGCCGGGCAACCCCGACCACATCATGTATGTGTGGCTGGACGCCCTGGCCAACTACATCACCGCGGTCGGCTTCCCGGACGAGAGCGGCGAGTACGCCAAATACTGGCCGGCCAACCTGCACATGGTCGGCAAGGACATCCTGCGCTTCCACGCCGTCTACTGGCCGGCCTTCCTGATGGCCGCCAAGCTGGCCCCGCCGAAGCGCGTCTTCGCGCACGGATGGTGGACCATCGAAGGCCAGAAGATGTCGAAGTCGCTGGGCAACGTCATCGCGCCGGAAACTCTGGTCAACACCTACGGCCTTGACCAGACCCGCTACTTCCTGCTGCGCGAGGTGCCCTTCGGCAACGACGGCGACTTCTCGCACAAGCAGATGGTCCAGCGGATCAACGGCAACCTCGCCAACGATTACGGGAACCTCGTGCAGCGCTCCCTGTCGATGATCGGCAAGAACTGCGGGGCCGCCGTGCCGCAGCCTGGCGCCTTCACGGAAGCCGACGACGCGCTGCTCGGCGCCGCCCGCAACCTGCTGCCGATCGTCCGTGCGGAGATCCAGTCGCAGTCCTTCCACAAGGCGCTGGACGCCATCTGGGCGGTGATCGGCGACGGCAACCGCTATGTGGACGAGCAGGCCCCCTGGGCTCTGAAGAAGACCGATCCGGCGCGCATGGCCACGGTGCTGTACGTGCTGGCCGAGACCATCCGCCACCTCGCCATCCTGACCCAGCCGATCATGCCGGAAGCCTCGGCCAAGATCCTGGACCAGCTGGCGCAGGGGCCGGAAGCCCGCGGGTTCGACCGGCTGGGAGCGGGCGGGGCGCTGGTCCCCGGCACGCCGCTGCCGGCGCCGCAGGGCGTGTTCCCGCGCTACGTGGACGAAGCGAAGAGCTGA
- a CDS encoding TatD family hydrolase yields MLVDSHCHLDFPDFAEELDAVVDRARQAGVGRMVTICTYLSRFDRILAVAERYDDVLCSLGVHPHQAAEEIAGVTVERLVELAKHPKVIGLGETGLDYFYDKSPRDVQQECFRRHIRASLETGLPLIVHTRDADDDTMRIVREEAAGQPVNGLLHCFSSGRQLAEDALDFGFCISLSGIVTFKKSEDLRAIVRDVPLDRILVETDAPYLAPVPFRGKRNEPAYVAHTAACVAEVKGVDAAEMARISTENFFRLFPRAGTAQQAAA; encoded by the coding sequence ATGCTGGTCGATAGCCACTGCCATCTCGACTTTCCCGACTTCGCCGAAGAGCTGGACGCGGTCGTCGACCGCGCCCGGCAGGCGGGGGTGGGGCGGATGGTGACCATCTGCACCTACCTGTCGCGCTTCGACCGCATCCTCGCGGTCGCCGAGCGGTACGACGACGTCCTGTGCTCGCTCGGCGTCCACCCGCATCAGGCGGCGGAGGAGATCGCCGGGGTGACGGTCGAGCGCCTCGTCGAACTGGCGAAGCACCCGAAGGTGATCGGGCTGGGCGAGACCGGGCTCGACTACTTCTACGACAAGAGCCCGCGGGACGTTCAGCAGGAGTGCTTCCGCCGGCACATCCGGGCCAGCCTTGAGACCGGCCTGCCGCTGATCGTGCACACCCGCGACGCCGACGACGACACCATGCGGATCGTCCGCGAGGAGGCCGCCGGACAGCCGGTCAACGGCTTGCTGCACTGCTTCAGCTCCGGGCGGCAACTCGCTGAAGACGCTCTGGATTTCGGCTTCTGCATCTCCCTGTCCGGGATCGTCACCTTCAAGAAGTCGGAGGACCTCCGCGCCATCGTGAGGGACGTCCCGCTGGACCGGATCCTGGTGGAGACGGACGCGCCCTATCTGGCACCGGTGCCGTTCCGCGGCAAGCGCAACGAGCCGGCCTACGTCGCCCACACCGCGGCCTGCGTCGCCGAGGTCAAAGGTGTGGACGCGGCGGAGATGGCCCGGATCTCCACCGAGAACTTCTTCCGTCTGTTCCCGCGCGCCGGAACGGCCCAACAGGCCGCCGCATGA
- a CDS encoding MBL fold metallo-hydrolase — protein sequence MTAQRVTILGCGGSRGVPVIGLGWGSCDPANPRNHRMRPSVLVEWERDGSGQGGGVGVLVDTSPDLRQQLLNADVRRLDAVLWTHQHADHAHGIDELRELCRAMHAPIDAYGRADDLAELERRFGYCFEPLRPGDPFYRPVLTPRAVEGPFEVRGHRIVPFDQDHGYLKTLGYRFDKFAYSTDVVRLDEDAFAALEGVEVWVVDCARIEPPHPVHAHLALTLEWIARVRPKRAYLTHMDQTMDYDTLRRLLPAGVEPAYDGLVIEL from the coding sequence ATGACCGCACAACGGGTCACGATCCTCGGCTGCGGCGGATCGCGGGGCGTCCCCGTGATCGGCCTCGGCTGGGGCTCCTGTGACCCGGCGAACCCGAGGAACCACCGGATGCGCCCGTCCGTCCTGGTGGAGTGGGAGCGTGACGGGAGCGGGCAGGGCGGTGGCGTCGGCGTCCTGGTCGATACCTCGCCGGACCTCCGCCAACAGCTGCTCAACGCCGATGTGCGGCGGCTCGACGCCGTGCTGTGGACACACCAGCACGCCGACCATGCCCATGGCATCGACGAATTGCGGGAACTCTGCCGGGCGATGCACGCGCCCATCGACGCCTACGGCCGCGCCGATGATCTGGCCGAATTGGAGCGGCGTTTCGGCTACTGTTTCGAACCCTTGCGTCCCGGCGATCCCTTCTACCGCCCGGTGCTGACGCCGCGCGCGGTGGAAGGTCCGTTCGAGGTGCGCGGTCACCGGATCGTGCCGTTCGACCAGGATCACGGCTACTTGAAGACCCTCGGCTATCGGTTTGATAAATTTGCTTATTCAACCGATGTTGTGAGATTGGATGAAGACGCCTTCGCGGCGTTGGAAGGCGTCGAGGTCTGGGTGGTCGACTGCGCGCGGATCGAGCCGCCGCACCCGGTCCACGCCCATCTCGCCCTCACTCTGGAGTGGATTGCGCGGGTGCGCCCCAAGCGGGCCTATCTGACGCACATGGACCAGACCATGGACTACGACACGCTCCGCCGGCTGCTTCCCGCCGGTGTCGAGCCCGCCTATGACGGGCTCGTCATCGAGCTTTGA
- a CDS encoding lysozyme inhibitor LprI family protein — protein sequence MPRSSWLFGPVLSLCLIPFAASAQTPLDCTKPAGRADRTICASADLKVAAEDLAALLRDTLGNTPADGRDTIERAQKAFLTARDGACADKSAIPACRALYEARAAELAAQNSTAQKKLAAIVAGIPKDAKAAAAALQRHSGAPAKAWLVYLYQSGTVAVPDKDATVRGLVDEILNQDLPKDPYLHEEMANLGDVPSAPLGTLLLFLRHVLSTTEMDAPCFLFTKHGQPAFEAFGAFWGNARDETPGLCNPPSSVFDLSEWKSVSAHMDPAIEPALVERGSIRHGYERQFEVDDLQASLVPSTLLESPMSAEARKMAEQRGKAVAAFRSWSDFEVWPEKEYRAAVHALPTAISATSKLYREKFRLNPQTADQAARAAADRFIAGRLGLIMPDD from the coding sequence ATGCCTCGTTCCTCGTGGCTTTTCGGCCCCGTGCTGTCGCTGTGTCTGATTCCTTTCGCCGCCTCGGCCCAGACGCCACTGGATTGTACCAAGCCGGCCGGTCGCGCGGACCGGACCATTTGCGCGAGCGCCGATCTGAAGGTCGCCGCCGAGGATTTGGCGGCGCTCCTGCGCGACACCTTGGGAAACACGCCGGCCGACGGCCGGGACACCATCGAGCGCGCGCAGAAGGCGTTCCTGACCGCACGTGACGGCGCCTGCGCCGACAAGTCGGCCATCCCGGCCTGCCGCGCCCTCTATGAGGCCCGCGCCGCCGAACTCGCCGCCCAGAATTCGACGGCCCAGAAGAAACTGGCCGCGATCGTCGCCGGCATCCCGAAGGACGCCAAGGCCGCCGCTGCGGCGCTTCAGCGTCACAGCGGCGCGCCGGCGAAGGCATGGCTGGTCTATCTCTACCAAAGCGGCACGGTGGCGGTGCCCGACAAGGACGCCACCGTGCGCGGGCTTGTCGATGAAATCCTGAACCAGGATCTTCCGAAGGATCCCTATCTCCATGAGGAGATGGCGAATCTCGGCGACGTTCCGAGCGCCCCGCTCGGCACGCTGTTGCTGTTCCTGCGCCACGTCCTGTCGACCACGGAGATGGACGCGCCCTGCTTCCTGTTCACCAAGCACGGGCAGCCGGCCTTCGAAGCCTTCGGGGCCTTCTGGGGCAACGCGCGCGACGAGACGCCCGGACTGTGCAATCCGCCGTCCTCGGTGTTCGATCTGTCGGAATGGAAATCCGTCTCCGCCCACATGGATCCGGCCATCGAACCGGCCCTGGTGGAGCGCGGCAGCATCCGTCACGGCTACGAGCGCCAGTTCGAGGTGGACGATCTTCAGGCGTCGCTGGTGCCCAGCACCCTTCTGGAATCGCCGATGTCCGCCGAAGCCAGGAAGATGGCCGAGCAGCGCGGAAAGGCCGTGGCCGCCTTCCGGTCCTGGAGCGATTTCGAGGTCTGGCCGGAGAAGGAGTACCGCGCCGCGGTGCACGCCCTGCCCACGGCCATCTCCGCCACATCAAAGCTTTACAGGGAAAAGTTCAGGCTGAATCCCCAGACGGCCGATCAGGCGGCCAGGGCGGCCGCGGACCGTTTCATCGCCGGTCGGCTGGGCCTCATCATGCCGGACGACTGA
- a CDS encoding DUF4384 domain-containing protein — MKDAYAPMTWRLRCSAALLAAAIGGATTAWTGHADAASDAAAESETVPAQTLPTPDGPPVPAVPDLTALRTALAEFHCAELDVAIGEDQRVAISGLTAGDTDPDSLALLAQDLLTGQRAAVEIERTSPALCDPLTLIGPLRSANAGLAAPLSIHLKGTTGFLFEGGQNLMFDVAAPDFPAYLQVDYFTSDGDVIHLLPNPLEISGRVESGSVRRLGERGAGGRFWTVGPPYGHELIVVIASPTPLFAAPRPEAEAAASYLPALKQALDSAAPATVATARFLKTRAP, encoded by the coding sequence GTGAAGGACGCCTACGCGCCGATGACATGGCGATTGCGATGTTCCGCAGCGCTGCTCGCCGCTGCCATTGGAGGCGCTACGACCGCCTGGACCGGCCACGCCGACGCGGCGTCCGACGCCGCCGCGGAAAGCGAGACCGTTCCAGCACAGACACTGCCCACACCGGACGGACCGCCTGTTCCTGCCGTGCCCGATCTGACGGCCTTGCGAACGGCCCTGGCGGAGTTTCATTGCGCCGAACTCGATGTCGCCATCGGCGAGGACCAGCGGGTCGCGATCTCCGGCCTGACCGCGGGCGACACCGATCCGGACAGTCTCGCACTGCTCGCCCAGGACCTTCTGACCGGCCAGCGGGCCGCCGTCGAGATCGAGCGCACGTCCCCTGCCCTGTGCGATCCCCTGACCCTGATCGGCCCGCTGCGGTCGGCCAACGCCGGATTGGCCGCTCCCTTGTCGATCCACCTCAAGGGAACGACCGGATTTCTGTTCGAAGGCGGCCAGAATCTGATGTTCGACGTCGCGGCCCCCGATTTTCCGGCCTATCTGCAGGTGGACTATTTCACGTCGGATGGCGACGTGATCCATCTGTTGCCCAATCCATTGGAAATCAGCGGCCGCGTGGAGTCCGGCTCGGTTCGCCGGTTGGGTGAGCGCGGTGCCGGCGGGCGCTTCTGGACCGTTGGGCCGCCTTACGGCCATGAACTGATTGTCGTGATCGCCAGCCCCACACCGCTGTTCGCCGCGCCGCGCCCCGAAGCCGAGGCGGCGGCGTCCTACCTGCCCGCGCTGAAACAGGCTTTGGACTCCGCTGCACCCGCCACCGTCGCCACCGCGCGCTTCCTCAAAACCAGAGCGCCCTGA
- a CDS encoding PP2C family serine/threonine-protein phosphatase has product MHSALIEMIAAGQTDVGRVRSRNEDSFHLDPARGLAVICDGMGGHAGGDIASRTAVEVVAAVIASQDQADGGRTPSPAEEERAAADAASTVRSAVVAANRRINALNRQRGYAEGRGMGTTLVGLWRVPGTGRVVVFHAGDSRLYRLRGGELRLLTRDHSLYQLWLDNGRRGQAPHRNIIVRALGTGEQVEPDIAVHDLQPDDQYLLCSDGLTGIVPEGVIQRILTQQPPPDGEDACARLIDLANGAGGPDNITLILARFVLLPA; this is encoded by the coding sequence ATGCATTCCGCCCTGATCGAGATGATCGCCGCTGGACAAACGGATGTTGGCCGCGTCCGGTCGCGCAACGAGGATTCGTTCCACCTCGACCCGGCGCGGGGCTTGGCGGTGATCTGCGACGGCATGGGCGGACACGCCGGCGGCGACATCGCCAGTCGCACCGCGGTGGAGGTGGTGGCCGCCGTCATCGCTTCTCAGGACCAGGCCGACGGCGGTCGGACACCATCCCCGGCGGAGGAGGAGAGGGCGGCGGCGGACGCCGCATCGACGGTGCGTTCCGCGGTGGTGGCCGCCAACCGCCGGATCAACGCCCTGAACCGGCAGCGGGGCTACGCCGAAGGGCGCGGCATGGGAACCACGTTGGTGGGACTCTGGCGGGTTCCGGGAACCGGGCGCGTCGTCGTGTTCCACGCCGGGGACAGCCGGCTGTATCGCCTGCGCGGCGGCGAGTTGCGCCTGCTGACGCGCGATCACAGCCTCTACCAGCTCTGGCTCGACAACGGGCGCCGCGGGCAGGCTCCCCATCGCAACATCATCGTTCGCGCGCTCGGCACCGGGGAGCAGGTGGAGCCCGACATCGCCGTCCACGATCTGCAGCCGGACGACCAGTACCTTCTGTGTTCGGACGGGCTGACCGGCATCGTGCCGGAGGGCGTGATCCAGCGCATTCTCACCCAACAGCCGCCGCCCGATGGCGAAGACGCCTGTGCCCGGCTGATCGACCTTGCCAACGGCGCGGGCGGGCCGGACAACATCACCCTCATCCTCGCTCGGTTCGTCCTTCTCCCGGCCTGA
- a CDS encoding agmatine/peptidylarginine deiminase translates to MTTPAAEGFTMPGEWERHTRCWMAWPCRPETWPEGAFDAAAAAYTDVARAISRFEPVTMVCDPADVADASLACGPGVEILPLPISDSWIRDTGPSFVTDGKGQLAGVHWRFNAWGGNYPDSDKDQQVGRLMLEHLGLRRFEAPLIMEGGSFHVDGEGTLLTTEQCLLNPNRNPNLGKAEIEELLKEHLGISTVIWLGEGYQDDETDGHIDEIALFVKPGVVMAITTDDPGDANFKAFQDNLDRLKRARDAQGRELEVIPVRQPARRDESGVRLTLSYTNLYIANGGIVMPAFEDSADDEAFRIVRRAFPDREIVQVPALDIVRGGGGIHCITQQQPAV, encoded by the coding sequence ATGACGACACCGGCGGCGGAAGGCTTCACCATGCCGGGCGAATGGGAACGGCACACCCGCTGCTGGATGGCGTGGCCGTGCCGGCCCGAGACGTGGCCCGAAGGGGCTTTCGACGCCGCCGCCGCCGCCTACACCGACGTCGCCCGCGCCATCAGCCGGTTCGAGCCGGTGACCATGGTCTGCGATCCCGCCGATGTCGCCGACGCCTCGCTGGCCTGCGGGCCGGGCGTCGAGATCCTGCCCTTGCCCATCAGCGACTCCTGGATTCGCGACACCGGACCCAGCTTCGTCACCGATGGGAAAGGGCAGCTGGCCGGCGTCCACTGGCGATTCAACGCCTGGGGCGGCAATTACCCGGACAGCGACAAGGACCAGCAGGTCGGGCGCCTGATGCTGGAGCATCTCGGCCTGCGCCGCTTCGAAGCGCCCCTGATCATGGAGGGCGGCTCCTTCCATGTGGACGGGGAGGGGACGCTGCTGACGACCGAGCAGTGCCTGCTCAACCCGAACCGCAACCCGAATCTCGGCAAGGCGGAGATCGAGGAGCTTCTCAAGGAGCATCTCGGCATCTCCACGGTGATCTGGCTGGGCGAGGGCTATCAGGACGACGAGACGGACGGTCACATCGACGAGATCGCCCTGTTCGTGAAGCCCGGCGTTGTCATGGCCATCACCACCGACGATCCCGGCGACGCCAATTTCAAGGCGTTCCAGGACAATCTGGACCGGCTGAAGCGCGCCCGCGACGCCCAGGGGCGGGAACTGGAGGTCATCCCGGTCCGCCAGCCGGCGCGGCGCGACGAGAGCGGCGTTCGACTGACCCTGTCCTACACGAATCTCTACATCGCCAACGGCGGCATCGTCATGCCGGCCTTCGAGGATTCGGCGGACGACGAGGCCTTCCGCATCGTGCGCCGGGCCTTCCCGGACCGTGAGATTGTGCAGGTTCCGGCGCTGGACATCGTGCGCGGCGGTGGCGGCATCCACTGCATCACCCAGCAGCAGCCGGCGGTCTGA